Proteins found in one Schistocerca serialis cubense isolate TAMUIC-IGC-003099 chromosome 5, iqSchSeri2.2, whole genome shotgun sequence genomic segment:
- the LOC126481612 gene encoding uncharacterized protein LOC126481612 — MARATSILQVAVLLATLVAGSQCVVSTAPGATQSDTATTTAPAAPVAEDRSGAAGTQTPSNGADRRELTLGLSGSCCGSGPQLSNSYGPPPPSGPPLPRPVYGPPPPGQQQQPAIIYAPPPPEPPPPPPPSGSYGPPPFKLPQGGPPRGHHHKQFFPRPHYGPPHPPRPRPVYGPPKSPRPVYGPPPPTKQYGPPPFGLRPPAPPLGPLKLTYGTPSKPPSFLSSSPPKPVYGVPTPTYGVPQISISPPPAPSSTYGAPFHHSGGGGAPPTPPVIKYDGWQPMLGVSHKPSDTYGPPTGGISPPPPPTPSVAYGTPLSSGTGFSFSGNSGVSGNGASLLLAELYGIPPSGGGTGSGGGLFGGGSFGSSLSTTYGVPSLNLGAPPPQAPPSSDYGTPLPPATVTVITSSTDGGYGGSPPPPPPPSLSSPDYGPPPSGGDVQLPSLPNGNDIVQAGPIPTAPSNEYGAPLPPAGLTAPALNIDQGISDAVGATIESGHSDAGATHTLQPDTAQLGVPLSNGHDEIHSPSPAVSVTITKSQSIELKPLGKKVTPKEPVKFREPVPPGLLSSIAETVRLKETFGTDVHGNKGPTYLPPPIPDPAETNQNDPSRPPVVYGSPEPAPFRPPPPPDDSASSNTFLVPPPNVYRPPLAATSYSSITSGDFGFGSSSLTAGYGVPPPQPLYPPSTVYGVPNFGGGSVSFSAGNLDNSGALSHTVSNVYGAPNGGGHSCTDTGFIPSSGFGTSVAGDSSGQGEIIHGTVPSGEYDPPPPTISSNYGAPSAPSSNYGPPLSQFSQSYVSSSGPSAPSTLYGAPSAQVVSVSYGSPDPRGVSGSLSAQSSGGNDVSAETLPVSATGGDNGGALSLPEAQALTALGTSASNSQDFTVQGAHGSYKLHIQAAPGVGEDGSNANIPHAAVLSNGLLQDILNAIEQQQPSSSYGSDLQQESSARVDVSARPEPNSVLTASPSTKDGNYTKHTRNSTATTNSTASSARSPAPSDIQSAFPFSVAEHGIALFFNRTGKALNDVTPERSNNTSTQLPEHDVKLADDVGTYVSFSGPHANYKYGDTSGSQEDTSRADTRTAQSSQESRTSSSPVEKKE; from the coding sequence GTGGCCGTGCTATTGGCGACTTTAGTGGCAGGAAGCCAGTGTGTGGTGTCGACAGCTCCAGGAGCGACGCAGTCTGACACAGCAACGACCACTGCTCCAGCTGCCCCAGTCGCTGAAGACAGATCCGGCGCTGCCGGAACGCAGACACCCTCAAATGGTGCGGACAGACGCGAGCTGACGCTGGGGCTGTCTGGCAGCTGCTGCGGCTCTGGCCCGCAGCTCAGCAACTCCTACGGTCCGCCGCCCCCGTCTGGGCCTCCTTTGCCTCGTCCAGTGTATGGGCCTCCGCCCCCAGGACAGCAACAGCAGCCAGCCATCATATACGCGCCACCTCCACCAGagccgccaccaccaccgccaccgtcGGGCTCTTACGGACCACCACCTTTTAAGCTACCACAAGGCGGCCCACCTAGAGGTCACCACCACAAACAATTCTTTCCGCGACCACATTACGGTCCACCACACCCGCCACGTCCTAGGCCAGTGTATGGGCCACCGAAGTCACCTAGACCAGTATATGGGCCTCCACCACCAACCAAACAGTATGGACCACCACCATTCGGTCTGAGGCCACCTGCTCCACCCCTTGGACCACTAAAGCTCACCTACGGGACTCCATCGAAACCACCAAGTTTCTTGTCTAGCTCCCCTCCTAAACCGGTCTATGGAGTCCCTACACCAACCTATGGTGTTCCACAAATTTCTATATCTCCCCCTCCAGCACCTAGCAGCACATACGGAGCTCCATTCCATCATTCTGGAGGCGGTGGGGCACCTCCTACACCACCAGTGATCAAGTACGATGGCTGGCAGCCAATGCTGGGCGTTTCACACAAACCGAGTGACACTTATGGTCCACCAACAGGTGGAATTTCTCCGCCGCCGCCACCTACACCCAGTGTAGCCTATGGAACTCCACTGTCAAGCGGAACTGGCTTTAGCTTCAGCGGAAACTCGGGAGTATCAGGAAATGGTGCCAGTCTTCTCCTCGCAGAGCTGTATGGAATTCCTCCGAGTGGGGGAGGTACTGGTTCGGGTGGAGGTTTATTTGGCGGTGGGTCCTTTGGCAGCTCTTTAAGTACCACATACGGTGTTCCTAGTCTCAATCTTGGCGCTCCACCACCACAAGCACCACCAAGTAGTGACTATGGAACTCCACTGCCACCAGCTACAGTCACTGTTATAACATCTTCTACTGATGGTGGGTATGGTGgctctcctcctccaccaccacctccatcACTGTCCAGCCCTGACTATGGCCCACCACCAAGTGGTGGAGATGTTCAGTTGCCATCACTGCCAAACGGTAATGACATTGTGCAGGCAGGTCCTATACCTACAGCTCCTAGTAACGAATATGGAGCACCACTACCTCCTGCCGGTTTGACTGCTCCAGCTCTAAATATAGATCAAGGCATCAGTGATGCAGTGGGTGCTACAATTGAATCAGGACATAGTGATGCAGGGGCAACACATACTTTACAGCCTGACACTGCTCAACTTGGTGTGCCACTGAGTAATGGACATGACGAAATACACTCTCCATCACCTGCTGTTTCTGTTACAATCACCAAGAGTCAGAGCATTGAGCTGAAACCGCTAGGGAAGAAAGTCACTCCAAAGGAACCtgttaaatttagagaacctgtaccCCCTGGACTGCTGTCTTCAATTGCGGAGACAGTGAGACTGAAGGAAACATTCGGCACTGATGTACATGGCAATAAAGGACCAACATACTTGCCACCACCTATCCCAGATCCTGCAGAGACCAATCAGAACGATCCTTCAAGACCACCAGTCGTTTATGGCTCTCCAGAACCGGCACCGTTTCGACCTCCTCCTCCACCAGATGATTCAGCTTCTTCGAACACTTTCCTTGTTCCACCTCCCAACGTTTACCGCCCTCCACTGGCAGCCACGAGCTATTCCAGCATTACTTCCGGAGATTTTGGCTTTGGGAGCTCCTCTCTCACTGCTGGTTATGGGGTACCACCTCCACAGCCTTTGTATCCTCCATCAACAGTATATGGGGTCCCCAACTTTGGAGGTGGCAGTGTCTCATTTTCTGCTGGTAATCTCGACAATTCGGGAGCTTTGAGTCACACAGTGTCTAACGTCTATGGTGCTCCTAATGGTGGTGGCCACAGCTGCACTGACACAGGCTTCATCCCTTCGAGTGGGTTTGGTACATCAGTGGCCGGTGATTCATCTGGACAAGGCGAGATAATTCATGGTACCGTGCCCAGTGGTGAATATGATCCGCCGCCACCGACTATATCTTCAAATTACGGTGCCCCCTCAGCTCCATCTTCCAATTATGGGCCCCCACTATCTCAATTTAGCCAAAGCTATGTTTCCTCTTCAGGTCCCTCCGCGCCATCCACATTGTATGGTGCTCCTTCAGCACAAGTAGTGTCTGTTAGTTACGGCAGTCCGGATCCTAGGGGTGTTTCTGGAAGCCTGTCAGCCCAGTCTTCTGGAGGAAATGATGTGTCTGCCGAGACACTGCCAGTGTCAGCCACTGGAGGCGACAATGGTGGCGCCCTGTCTTTACCAGAAGCCCAAGCACTTACTGCATTAGGGACATCGGCCAGCAACTCGCAAGATTTCACAGTTCAGGGTGCACACGGAAGCTACAAACTGCATATTCAAGCAGCCCCTGGCGTGGGTGAAGACGGCTCCAACGCAAACATACCCCACGCGGCGGTACTCTCAAACGGCCTACTACAGGATATCCTGAACGCCATCGAGCAACAGCAGCCGTCATCCTCCTATGGGTCTGATCTGCAGCAGGAATCGTCAGCCAGGGTAGACGTATCAGCGAGACCCGAGCCAAATTCCGTGCTCACTGCATCTCCATCCACCAAGGACGGGAACTACACTAAACACACGAGAAATTCTACGGCAACAACGAACTCCACGGCGTCTTCTGCGAGATCACCTGCTCCTAGTGACATTCAGTCAGCATTCCCATTCTCTGTGGCTGAGCACGGCATAGCGTTGTTTTTCAATCGTACTGGGAAAGCTCTGAACGACGTAACACCAGAGCGGAGCAACAACACATCAACGCAGCTACCTGAACACGATGTGAAACTGGCGGACGATGTAGGGACGTACGTATCATTCAGTGGTCCTCACGCCAATTACAAATATGGCGACACGTCTGGTTCCCAGGAAGATACGTCGCGCGCAGACACCAGAACTGCTCAGTCATCGCAGGAGTCTCGGACAAGTTCTTCACCGGTAGAGAAGAAAGAATAA